The DNA segment GCGGCGCGTGCGGCGAAAGCGGCGGGTGAGGCAGCCCATGTAGCGGAAGGCGCACGGATAGTCGGAGAAGCGGATCGAATCGCAGCCAAAGGGGCGGAAGCCGTTTCAGCAGGTGCGCATGCTGGTGATGGAGTTGCGGCTGTAGCTCATGAGACACCCAAGTCTCTCCTACAAGGCCCGGCAGACATGCATGTATATATAGGAATAAAAGACGGGAAAGCTAGTTATGTAGGCATATCGAGAAACCTAGAAAAGCGGTTTAAGGATCACGGTAAACGATTTGAGGAGTTGCGCACAGTTACTAATGAGCCGCTTACTAGAAGACAAGCTAGAGCAATCGAACAGGCTTTAATCATTAGAAATCAGCACTTTGAAAACAAGATTAATAGCATTAGCCCGAAAAGACCGTGGTATAATGAAGCCGTACAGTGGGGAGAAACTTGGTTTAAGCATCGTGGATTTTAATGTAAGGATGTGAGAATTTGTCTTTTGATTTGTTAATAAAGATGCAACCATCCAGAAAGAAGCCAAAGTCAGGAGACGTATTTGTTATTCAACCAAAACCAAATTTATATTTTTATGGAAAAGTAATAAAAACTGATATGCCAAGTAAAAACTTAGTAATACTTTGTAATCTCATATACATTTATAGAGTGCCATCTAAGGATAAGGTACTTCCCCCCCGGTTAAATCCGATAAGACTCTCGGAATTAAAATTTCCTTACAGGCTCTAGTCTCTTGACTAGGGCCATTTATTGTTTCACCCCCAAAACAGGAGTGCGAACAAAT comes from the Effusibacillus pohliae DSM 22757 genome and includes:
- a CDS encoding Imm26 family immunity protein translates to MQPSRKKPKSGDVFVIQPKPNLYFYGKVIKTDMPSKNLVILCNLIYIYRVPSKDKVLPPRLNPIRLSELKFPYRL